One window from the genome of Plasmodium relictum strain SGS1 genome assembly, chromosome: 12 encodes:
- a CDS encoding aminomethyltransferase, putative: MNKCFICKLKNRTLIQIWGNDSFKFLQSLTTNDLNKIITENEFTLNKSFPNNILSNNFDRSRYEINYTNKKYKELIIGLPSLFLLNNGRILFDCFIYNIKYIYEAKLFSLFYIDCNIQILKRLLDILEKRKLSCDVYFKELKNINIYQLLPCISSLNNNNNYDIISSTYIDLLNTFGSKGSFFFSKDERSDLLGYRIYEVINKTREELNGNFDNSKNNIENINDVENTKNDSNLVNEKMNNEINNVFCKFQKQEKLKLKSTFIYDYFKLNLGIIENLYLDYIFFKDSALNNISHNTLNNMNRIENDLKDEKRTKIQKDIFLFKDLSPFDLNYDKLNYLANDKGCYVGQEAINRIRNEIFINKYELSLCINYEYYDLFFNKLNDLSRTICDDFIYNKYLKEFNDKNLLKSSFFLLKNAMKSQENLINYQDQYNVFIQNNNINNDSILNNTIGNVFFYNNIMGLCFLIKKKIQDIKKDIFSSSANIYIKNNVNDKKHRILFIPFKFYNTFINIKRNYNE; this comes from the coding sequence atgaataaatgttttatttGTAAGTTAAAAAATAGGACCCTTATTCAAATTTGGGGGAATGActcttttaaatttcttCAAAGTTTGACAACTAacgatttaaataaaataataaccGAAAATGAGTTTACATTAAATAAGAGTTTTCCTAATAATATTTTGTCTAATAACTTTGATAGAAGTAGATATGAAATTAATTATactaacaaaaaatataaagaattaataatagGTTTACCCTccctatttttattaaacaatggaagaattttatttgattgttttatatacaatataaaatacatttatGAAGCAAAATTATTTAGCTTATTTTATATAGACTGCAATATCCAGATCTTGAAGAGATTATTAGATATATTAGAGAAACGCAAATTATCTTGTGATGTTTATTTTAAGGAATTGAAAAATATCAATATTTATCAGTTATTACCTTGCATATCATcactaaataataataataattatgacATTATATCAAGTACTTACATAGATTTGTTAAATACTTTTGGAAGTAAAggaagtttttttttttcaaaagatGAAAGAAGTGATCTATTAGGATATAGAATATACGAagttattaataaaacaagAGAAGAGTTGAATGGAAATTTTGATAATAgcaaaaataatattgaaaatataaatgatgttGAAAATACAAAGAATGATAGTAATTtagttaatgaaaaaatgaataatgaaattaataatgtattttgtaaatttcaaaaacaagaaaaattaaaacttaaAAGTACGTTTATTTATGATTATTTTAAGTTAAATTTAGGaattattgaaaatttatatttagattatatattttttaaagatagTGCATTGAATAATATTAGTCATAATACCcttaataatatgaataggattgaaaatgatttaaaagatgaaaaacgaacaaaaatacaaaaagatatttttttatttaaagattTATCACCTTTTGATTTAAATTATGACAAACTAAATTATTTAGCTAATGATAAAGGCTGTTATGTAGGGCAAGAAGCTATTAATAGAATTAGAAATgagatatttataaataaatatgaattatCATTATGCATTAATTATGAATATTATGACttgttttttaataaattaaatgatttaaGTAGAACCATATGCGatgattttatatataataaatatttaaaagaatttaatgACAAGAATCTTTTGAAatcctctttttttttattaaaaaatgctATGAAAAGTcaagaaaatttaattaactATCAAGATCAGTATAATGTATTTATTCAaaacaataatataaataatgattctattttaaataatacaattggtaatgtttttttttataataatataatggGATTAtgctttttaattaaaaagaaaatacaagatattaaaaaagacatattttcttcttctgcaaatatatatattaaaaacaatgttaatgataaaaagcatagaattttatttattccttttaaattttataacacatttataaatataaaaaggaattataatgaataa
- the LRR3 gene encoding leucine-rich repeat protein — protein MDNKINENKEKTRDENIKKLTVLKISSIIKDGDISNCKELTLRNKNIEECEELYQMKNLDKIDLSQNKIKDLKMIEMNLNLQKIILENNLICNVDFLNNINNLIYLNLSNNKIKIIDSICHLTSLKTLILAYNEIEKVPNLSNLKNLETLILKNNNIKTFIKPTKQMAKLKKISLSFNKIREFCFGSHFCNVQELRLNSNKLLNIEKDIVYMTSLKLLFIQNNFIIEPNFLNYLNELNYLKNIVISDNPFFKKLSIELLNIFVQKSKQLTIINSVIIPHNRKFVNYCFDCSNNNTSCSHILNINTCKSLKIEKKEKNMHINKNNLQIKKKDKGKKKKKKRKE, from the coding sequence atggataacaaaataaatgaaaacaaagaaaaaacaagagatgaaaacataaaaaaattaactgtattaaaaatttcttcTATTATTAAAGATGGAGATATTTCAAATTGCAAGGAACTTACTTTAAGAAATAAGAATATAGAAGAATGTGAAGAATTAtatcaaatgaaaaatttagataaaattGATTTAagtcaaaataaaataaaagatttgAAAATGATTGaaatgaatttaaatttacagaaaattatattagaaaataatttgatATGTAATgttgattttttaaataatataaataacctaatatatttaaatttatcaaataataaaattaaaataatagataGCATATGCCATTTAACAAGTTTAAAAACATTAATTTTAGCATAcaatgaaatagaaaaagttCCCAATTTgtcaaatttaaaaaatttagaaacattaattttaaagaacAACAATATTAAAACATTTATTAAACCAACAAAGCAAATGGCAaagttgaaaaaaatatccctttcttttaataaaattagagAATTCTGTTTTGGTTCTCATTTCTGTAATGTCCAGGAATTAAGATTAAATTCTAATAAGTTActaaatattgaaaaagatATAGTTTATATGACTTCTTTAAAACTGTTATTTATAcagaataattttattattgaaccgaattttttaaattatttgaatgaattaaattacttaaaaaatatagttatTTCAGATaatcctttttttaaaaagttaagtatagaattattaaatatttttgttcaAAAATCTAAACAGTTAACTATTATTAATTCGGTTATTATCCCACATAACAGAAAATTTGTGAACTATTGCTTTGATTGCTCAAATAACAACACATCATGTTCCCATATTTTGAATATTAACACATGTAAATCgttaaaaattgaaaaaaaggaaaaaaacaTGCATATCAACAAAAATAActtacaaattaaaaaaaaagataagggaaaaaaaaaaaaaaaaaagagaaaagaaTAA